In Procambarus clarkii isolate CNS0578487 chromosome 30, FALCON_Pclarkii_2.0, whole genome shotgun sequence, the DNA window AGGCAATAACGCAGATAGACAGAGTAAGCATGTTCTGCAAAACTCATGACGAGAAGATTCTAGACATGTGCACTAGGAGGCAGATAAGGATGTTGGAAGACCATTTCGGCCTAAAGGGTGGGCAAGATAAGATAGAGGATGGACGCGAGGCGCTGCGGACTTGGTTAAGGGAACAAAAAGCAGAAGAAGAGAAGGAAGCGAAACGCCAATGTGAACAAGAGGAAACACAGTGCCAGCAAGGAGGAGCTGAAGCCCTGCCTCAGAATGAAGAACCCGATAGGTTGGAAGAAATTTCAGAGGAAACGGATGATGCGCCAAGTGACGAAGGAATTAATGTAAACTCAAGTAGCAGCAGGGAAAGCAGCCTTGAGAGGCGCGAGATGGAACCAAAGTTGGAACCAGGAGACAATGAGGTACAGCTGCAACGTGAAGAGAGGCAGGCTCGGCTTGAGCAAGAGAAAGCCAAAGCCGAGCAGGAGCGAGCTAAAGCTGAGCAAGAGAAAGCTAAAGCCGAACAGGAAAAAGCTAAAGCCGAACAGGAAAAAGCTAAAGCTGAACAGGAAAAGCTTAAAGTCGGACAAGAGAGAGCCAAGGCCGAACAAGAAACGGCCAAGGCTGAACTGACTATGATAAAGATGGAGGCCGCTAAAGCAGAACAAGAGAGAATTAAGACGGCACGAAGGGAgagcagagtgagaagcgaggcgagacgcagcaatggcagacccaatggagtctggggaggaagaaattatgaaagacccagaagagtctggcgtgagaaaaattttgataaatgggcagacaaaagtaagtaccctaaaactcagaagagtaggtcgcgcacttcatctgaaagtgaggatggaggggctaagcgagaaactaatcgttatccagggaatcaagagtccagtaaagctccacagagtacgagtagtacgtctggcccgaggaactccaatacgagtgggcagagtcagagctactctggtacatatagaagagacttttcccagatgagatgttataaTTGTAACGgagtgggtcacgtgatgcgagattgtagacagggcaagagagttgtgaccctggccatgtgtgacccccgaagtaaatatactaatgtgttccgagacaaaccacagaagatgaacttagtgaacgagaggtataggccgttcatgagtaaaggttggatcagtataggaggccaacctgaggtagaagttggtatcttaagggataccggagctaatcagagcttgattacgagaagcctgattgggagtgATCGAcgtttagctggcaggagtaagatgaaggtatatgggttattgtctgagagtgacatgcccgtatgcactgtccagctaaggtcggaatatgtgtcggcaggaggtgatgttgggagtgtgccccgacatacctattccaggagtccaagtgatcctggggaatgacttgtgcgggacaaaggtgttgccgagagtcagtagcggagactgtgccagaggagatgcccagaaggccacggcacgggtgggacacctgagagtgtgaacctgactgacatccgaggagatgagtcaggagacctgccaagccattgaaaaccctgtctcggtagtgatgaaggcagaggtggccgacaaggaagacactggagaagatgatacagtgtcgattcaaccggtggaagatatcgactgtagatatagcatggctgtttgatgaaggtccagcccagaaaatgaagtctcggtgaggtcgaaagtgaagacggcccagccgaagaagaatacatgtgaagagagttgacctgagtagagcccagactgctgaaattaagagtcggaaggtgaatgcaactgtgctgagtaggaatgaggaaagatgtggacagactgaggacggaagtagaagcgtcaagttgtccacgagcacagaggcatatggatagtagagttaagttgtttgaggatgtcaggagttgacatgtttcacagaaaacgtgaagaaaagatagtgaagaagagtagtagccgagaaagtgaaaggagaagagacagtatgtgtggagagatgcttacgagcactctaggagaggtagaagcgacatgtacggtcgagtgctgttggatgtataatacagtgcccgaagaaacttttagggaacgaagaagagttgaaggagaagaaatggagttgtatagaggtgagaagtgtgggaagaggatgatgatgcaagcatggatgaatagaagaaagccgaggactcgatggaagtcaaacaggatgaggtctcggataaatgaggagacgaaagggaggagcgtcggtgaagacgaggaagtgaagtatgatggcaggagacgaaagtataatggcagtagatggaagcgtgaagacgacagaggaggtacagacagtagatgtctgactctggacgtgaagagaaggagacgaggaaacggagggtggaaacaataagtagagtggaccaatggagtgcaggcgtcctaggaggacagcctagccaagaggtgtcagagaagtcaaatcgtgtatgagaagatcatgtttctggagagttgtgagccagatgttgcaaggagcaacgaactaattgtagactcttaagggagtatgtaaacagactaaccggtcgaaccaatcggttgaagaaagagacagtctagtggcggatgtattatcccgagctttgc includes these proteins:
- the LOC138370013 gene encoding caldesmon-like; this encodes MFCKTHDEKILDMCTRRQIRMLEDHFGLKGGQDKIEDGREALRTWLREQKAEEEKEAKRQCEQEETQCQQGGAEALPQNEEPDRLEEISEETDDAPSDEGINVNSSSSRESSLERREMEPKLEPGDNEVQLQREERQARLEQEKAKAEQERAKAEQEKAKAEQEKAKAEQEKAKAEQEKLKVGQERAKAEQETAKAELTMIKMEAAKAEQERIKTARRESRGNILLES